Proteins encoded within one genomic window of Solea senegalensis isolate Sse05_10M linkage group LG11, IFAPA_SoseM_1, whole genome shotgun sequence:
- the LOC122776718 gene encoding baculoviral IAP repeat-containing protein 7-A-like, with protein sequence MDDRSTMVHILEDPHMRRESERLRSFHDWPADSPVTFGQLVKAGFFFLGSGDKVQCFCCGGILRCWVRGDCPATEHRRHFPTCSFILGQDVGNVPLQAGSSDSVDGQLLSQLHRMTMDDQGTAGQAVYPEMEAEDSRLTSFHNWPSEASVHPDVLARAGFFYTGHSDNVKCFYCDGGLRNWEPGDDPWQEHAKWFPRCEFLIQSRGQDYIRNIQDTHFHLGETVGGLQTSTSRDIGPRHDGVGGHGGSSAILSPVVQTVLQMGFESSLVESLVQTKYLLSGQHYTSVSDLVSDVLQAEEEDRHTAPQSTGSSTPPTHTQLISQLS encoded by the exons ATGGATGACAGAAGTACCATGGTGCACATTCTCGAGGATCCTCACATgagaagagagagcgagagacttCGCAGCTTCCACGACTGGCCTGCAGACTCACCGGTCACCTTTGGCCAGCTCGTCAAAGCCGGCTTCTTCTTTCTGGGCTCTGGGGACAAAGTCCAGTGTTTCTGCTGTGGAGGGATTTTAAGATGCTGGGTCCGGGGCGATTGTCCAGCCACAGAGCACAGGAGGCATTTTCCCACCTGCAGTTTCATACTGGGTCAAGATGTGGGAAACGTTCCTCTCCAGGCCGGATCCTCGGACTCCGTGGACGGTCAGTTGCTGAGTCAACTCCACAGGATGACTATGGATGATCAGGGCACAGCTGGACAAGCCGTCTACCCAGAGATGGAGGCGGAGGACTCCCGGCTCACCTCCTTCCACAACTGGCCCTCTGAGGCTTCAGTCCACCCAGATGTTCTTGCCAGAGCAGGATTCTTCTACACAG GTCACAGCGACAATGTCAAATGCTTCTACTGTGATGGCGGCCTGAGAAACTGGGAACCAGGAGACGACCCCTGGCAGGAACATGCCAAGTGGTTTCCACG GTGTGAGTTTTTAATCCAGTCACGAGGGCAGGATTATATCAGAAACATACAGGACACTCATTTCCATCTGGGTGAGACTGTG GGTGGATTACAGACATCTACAAGCAGAGACATTGGCCCCAGACATG ATGGGGTCGGAGGTCACGGAGGATCCTCAGCCATTCTCTCTCCTGTGGTGCAGACTGTGCTTCAAATGGGCTTTGAGTCCAGTCTGGTGGAGAGTCTGGTCCAGACCAAGTATCTGCTGTCAGGCCAGCACTACACCTCAGTGTCTGACCTGGTGTCTGATGTACtgcaggcagaggaggaggacagacacaCGGCTCCACAGAGCACAGGTAGCagcaccccccccacacacacacagttgatcTCACAGTTGAGTTGA